The Agrococcus carbonis genome has a window encoding:
- a CDS encoding alpha/beta fold hydrolase, giving the protein MSTISIPSMPHIDGIAHRRIRVGDLEVHVAEAGPASATPVLLLHGSPVHWLEQAGVMRELAGDHRAIAPDARGLGWTTGPADRITEASLVADALGLLDALGIDRVHLVAQDFSMFAGWRLAFDHADRIASLVALQSPHPWMRPTAAMLRQAWRLWFQPVIAAPGLGPLVLRSGRQRLMRHLLRYGGHEVTGVALASFLERMRQPDVARGLSTAYRQLILPGMAALPRGPFDGRHLAVPTRILVGLDDPVLRIDGMGPWRGTAGDLEVRPVERAAHFVALERPDAVAAAVRELSAAAPTGA; this is encoded by the coding sequence ATGAGCACGATCTCGATTCCCTCGATGCCGCACATCGACGGCATCGCCCACCGCCGCATCCGGGTCGGCGACCTCGAGGTGCACGTCGCGGAGGCCGGGCCGGCGAGTGCGACGCCCGTGCTGCTGCTGCACGGCTCCCCCGTCCACTGGCTCGAGCAGGCGGGCGTCATGCGCGAGCTCGCCGGCGACCATCGGGCGATCGCACCCGATGCCCGGGGCCTCGGCTGGACGACCGGCCCCGCCGACCGCATCACCGAGGCGTCCCTCGTCGCCGACGCGCTCGGACTGCTCGACGCGCTCGGCATCGACCGCGTCCATCTCGTGGCGCAGGACTTCAGCATGTTCGCCGGCTGGCGCCTGGCGTTCGACCACGCCGATCGGATCGCCTCGCTCGTCGCGCTGCAGTCGCCGCACCCGTGGATGCGGCCCACGGCGGCGATGCTGCGGCAGGCGTGGCGGCTGTGGTTCCAACCGGTGATCGCGGCGCCGGGGCTCGGCCCGCTCGTGCTCCGCTCCGGGCGGCAGCGGCTCATGCGGCACCTGCTGCGCTACGGCGGGCACGAGGTGACGGGGGTCGCGCTCGCGTCCTTCCTCGAGCGGATGCGGCAGCCGGACGTCGCGCGCGGCCTGTCGACCGCCTATCGGCAGCTCATCCTGCCGGGGATGGCCGCGCTGCCGAGGGGCCCGTTCGACGGCCGGCACCTGGCGGTGCCCACGCGCATCCTCGTCGGGCTCGACGACCCGGTGCTGCGGATCGACGGGATGGGCCCGTGGCGCGGCACGGCAGGCGATCTCGAGGTGCGGCCCGTGGAGCGGGCGGCGCACTTCGTCGCCCTCGAGCGCCCCGACGCCGTCGCGGCGGCGGTGCGCGAGCTCAGCGCCGCGGCGCCGACCGGCGCGTGA
- a CDS encoding TetR/AcrR family transcriptional regulator — MSVVDPGSTRGRIVAAGIELLGTEGARALTHRRVDERAGLPQGSTSNHFRSRAALLGGVIDGLVAGELREAEAVHPATAEELVEQLAALVELLTGPMRVTTAARHVLFLEAAHDPALRDRLSRDRRAYVASVVAVLEQLDAADPPAAAEALMALCEGIILHRVARHDETDPRPAIAVAVRGALSAPGDG; from the coding sequence GTGAGCGTCGTCGATCCGGGCAGCACCCGAGGGCGCATCGTCGCCGCGGGCATCGAGCTGCTCGGCACCGAGGGCGCGCGGGCGCTGACGCACCGGCGGGTCGACGAGCGGGCGGGCCTGCCGCAGGGCTCGACCTCCAACCACTTCCGGTCGCGAGCGGCGCTGCTCGGCGGGGTCATCGACGGGCTCGTCGCGGGCGAGCTGCGCGAGGCCGAGGCCGTGCATCCCGCGACGGCCGAAGAGCTCGTCGAGCAGCTCGCGGCGCTCGTCGAGCTGCTGACCGGGCCGATGCGGGTGACGACGGCGGCCCGCCACGTGCTCTTCCTCGAGGCGGCGCACGACCCGGCGCTCCGCGACCGGCTGAGCCGCGACCGCCGCGCCTACGTCGCTTCGGTCGTCGCCGTGCTCGAGCAGCTCGATGCCGCCGATCCGCCCGCCGCGGCCGAGGCCCTCATGGCGCTGTGCGAGGGCATCATCCTGCACCGCGTCGCGCGGCACGACGAGACGGATCCGCGCCCCGCGATCGCGGTGGCCGTGCGGGGCGCGCTCTCGGCGCCGGGCGACGGTTGA